The window ATTATTATTGTTGTTTTTTCTTTTTATAATAGATTCTGTTACTTTATCCCTTGGAAGCAATTCATCTACAAATCTTTCTCCTTTAGCATCTCTGATGACAGCTCCTTCACCTCTTAGGGCTTCTGAAAGCAAAAATAATCTTTTTTTACTTGAATCATCTAATGCCGTAGGGTGTAGCTGAATACACTCTATATCTTTTGCTTCTATATTATGTCGTTGGGCTAGAGCCAGGGAGATTCCTTTTATATTTTCGTGATTGGTAGAATTCTTAAATAGACCCCCTATACCTCCTGTTGCCAGTACCACTATTTTTGAGTCCACTGAAAAGTTTTTATTCTTACTCCTGAAAAATCCACCGTAGACAGAGTTTTTAAAGATTTTAAGATCCAAAAGTTCACTGTCTTCAAGGATGGTTATATTTTCTCTTTTTTCAATGTTTTCAATCAAAGTTTCCATGATCATTTTACCAGTTTCAGATCCATGAAAAAGGATTCTTTTTTTACTGTGGGCGGCTTCTTTTGTAAATTTTAGTTCCCCATTTTCGTTCTTTTGAAACTCAGCTCCCATATCAATTAAAGTTTTGATATTTTTCCAGGACTCTCTGGCTACAATTTTTAAGGTTTCGTGATTGTTTTTAAAATGTCCTGCAGCTAGCGTGTCCTCTATAAAGGAATCTTCATCATCTGGAATTACTGTGGTTACACCACCTTGGGCTAGATAGGAGTTGCAGTCTCTTATCTTAGAATTTGTTACTATAGTGATATTTAATTGGGCATCTAAGTTTAGTGCAGTATAAAGTCCCCCTATACCGCTACCTACTATC is drawn from Ilyobacter polytropus DSM 2926 and contains these coding sequences:
- a CDS encoding L-aspartate oxidase, whose product is MSSLKTDVLIVGSGIGGLYTALNLDAQLNITIVTNSKIRDCNSYLAQGGVTTVIPDDEDSFIEDTLAAGHFKNNHETLKIVARESWKNIKTLIDMGAEFQKNENGELKFTKEAAHSKKRILFHGSETGKMIMETLIENIEKRENITILEDSELLDLKIFKNSVYGGFFRSKNKNFSVDSKIVVLATGGIGGLFKNSTNHENIKGISLALAQRHNIEAKDIECIQLHPTALDDSSKKRLFLLSEALRGEGAVIRDAKGERFVDELLPRDKVTESIIKRKNNNNNYQIYLDATELDSDYIKNRFEGIYNECFERGYDITTDLIPISPAQHYFMGGIKTNLKGRSSCQYLYVVGEAACTGLHGKNRLASNSLLEALVFGRKAASDINIHIKDITLTENLASEDEWCPEKAAREIIIRHRGDLKNELRHY